The window tGAAATACGAGGGGACTATACTACAAGTAAATGAACCAGAAACACTAATCTTGCTGTTTTGTGGTAAAAATACtattatattttgacaatttcTTTCTGAAATGATTTTATAACTTAATTTGTAtgcttttattataatttagattAATGTTATTGTCATTGaactaattatttaatttattaggGCACTATTTTTGGGCAAAGGCCAATAATTACTTACCGGAACAACAATGTAAACATttggatgcttttttctaatagtttCTATTAGTTCCATAAGTCCATCCCTTATTTCTTCAGGTGTatttgaaagattatttgtaCCAACATGCAAAATAATAACCTAAAACATAAGCTTTTTAACCTTTGTATATGGGATTGAGTTGATtttattcatatataaaataCACAATATAAAAACGATAGTAAAAATATAGGTTTTTCCATGAAGCTATATAACTGCTTGTTCCAGTTTGTTAATGATGAGATCTGCTTGAGTCCGATATAGTAGAGAATCAGGGTGATGTCTGTGTGCTACCACCATTCTGGATACTTTTATCCTGTTGATTTATGACCTAGTCTGCTCGTTAGACCCCCTTGGTTTCTTAGCAACTCTGTTGCGAGGGGGTGATGGTATTCTCCTGAAGTCTCTTTTTATCCTCAGGTGTTGCTGATTTGGTTTTCTTGAGATTCGTTATGGTCCATGTCCCAGCTGTCATTTTTGCCTTTTTCTTCATCTTCCTTGTTGAGCTCCTTTGTTTCAAAAAAGAGGAGTTTTttgaaacttatttattttttaaattaaaaacccgaaattatattttataattttgaattttcaaattgtaaaaaataaatagctCTCGGGGGAACCTGTAACCCTAGagagcgcgtccccaggtggcggataggggaatgccctCACCGGCCTGTTTGCAGCTAGgccggcgggtaggtgggaaataaaataccacccgcggaCCAACAGGTGGGGTAGATAGGACTCCTAAGCCGTAGAGAAGGCAACTTATCTAAGAGAAGGATACTCTGATTTAAAACCCTGGTCCTCCAAGTTGGGGGTTGAGGCATCGGGCCAACTCCTCGATACTCGGAAAAAATGATCAAAGttaaaaatttcagcaaaaagccTTGGAATTCGGACGGATTAAACTATAAACGAAATTCGCAAAGAAAATGGATTATGAATTTGGGTGCTTGGAACATACAAGGAATAAGGACAAAACAGGAGGAGGTCTTCCGTGAACTGAGTAAAATGAAACTAGACATCTGTGTATTAACTgaagtaaagaaaaaaggaagaggaaatgaaaagataaacgaatacctgcatttctatagtggcgtagaaaagagcgaacgagctaaaaggggagtgtctatagcaatacatcagaaactgaaaaaatgtattaaatcatggcaagaaatagatgaaagaattatcctcatggaaattaagaaaaatggccatgaaatagtggtaattggaacatatgcaccgacggatgactcaagggttgacagcaaggaagagtactttaacaagttaacaactgttctagccacaattaataagaagaaagaaatttggatcttaggtgatcttaatgcaagaaccggaaagagctccaacagtgaaataatagggagatatggagaagatattctgaacgacaatggtcaaagattaatagatttttgcgaggcacattctttgaaaatattaaatggtttcttcccccataagaatatacataaatttacatggacgcagcctaccaggaatttaaaatcaataattgactatttcattcatcgtaaagattctaaactaaaaacgaaggacgtgaaggtgtttagagggccagaatgtggaagtgaccaccatatgattattgtaaaagtaatggtgacatttaagagagaacaatcaagtcacaaaaatgatgaagtaacagacataggaacaaccatagaaaacataaaatataacctggaaagctttaaacaagattcgacaaagttcttatgtaaaattagaatagctcagaaaataaaaaatatagaaacaaaggacttagaccctgaaagtctgtatgaggtaattaaaaaatatattcatgaagcggcaaatgaagcactgggaaaagttgaaaatcggaaaaaaggaaaacctgaatggttgtcaacggaactagaagagaaagttctcaagaaaaaacaagcatatcacatatggcttcaatccaaagatcctcaagacagagaaatatacgctaaatggaatagagaagttaaaaaagacgtggataaggcgaaaaatataaactgggaggctaagtgtgatgaactggacagatttatgggtggaacaaaagtggcgcaagcttggaaaacattaaaacagtttaggaaaaatgagaaaaatgaagacaacatttctctcataaagttaaatgaatgggaagaatattatacgaaactgctgaaagaggatagagtagagtacagatgggaaaagataagggaattaatagacaacagagacgaaagacaggaaatccctataataacattatctgaattgacggaaaccttaaaagaggttaaaaacggaaaagccgcagggcctggagacattcccatagagctggttaaaaatgggccgactgcacttttagaattaatagtagaccttttcaataaatgtatgtgtggagaccaggaaattcctaaagattggaataaatcttatataagctccatatataagagagggaataaaagagactgttccaattatagaggtattagtgtgacgagctctgtgggccggttgtacggcagaatattaaagaagagagttgaaagacagatacaagatattgaagaacaaagcggctttcgtaccgggagatcctgccttgataatatatttatcctacgacaaataattgaaaagcgtgtcgaaagaagtagagagacccatttggtatttatagaccttgagaaagcatatgatagtgtcccgttaaagaaaatgtttgaggtcctcaaaaggtccggattggattcgacgtatatccgagcgatatataaattgtacgaaaatgcagttagttgtgtaaaaattggaaccagaacctcaaatgaatttaaagtcactaaaggcctaaagcaaggatgctgtttgtcaccgacactctttaaaatatacgtccaagaagcattgaggaattggagaaataaatgtagatttatgggcatcgaagtgggacaagaaactctgtatacattgttgtttgcagatgatcaggtggtggttgcaaccgatgaggaagatataaattatatgaatcgaaaattatttgaggaatatgccaaatgggggcttactgtaaatataagcaaaacagaatatttaaaaattggaggaaataccacagatctgaggcttgaaaacgcagtcataaaaggctgcaaccagtataaatatctaggaagcatcatatcagcagatggcagagttaagatagatgtacaaaaccgaataacccaagggaaaaaatgcatccgaatactgaattcattactgtggtctaataaaataaagatgcataccaaacttcgcgtatacagagcaattgtagaaccaattaccacatatggtgccgaatgttggacgatgacaaagaatgaacgagataaagtagacgttgtggaaatggattatcttagaaggtcatgtcgagtaccgagaatggaaagaatcaggaatgaggaaatacgaaaccgtacaggaattagagatactctttcagatagaatacaaggaaggcaattacaatggtatgatcacgtgatgagaatggaggaggagcggtggccaaagaaagccttaatgtatgttccgccagaaagaaggaataggggaagaccaccaaattcctggagaagagaaattacaaaaacaatgcaatctagaggcttagaagagggagattggagagataggaaaagatggaggctgaaatgcgggaagcggcaatcgccgtaggacccccgttatatgatgatgatgatgaaaaaataattctttggtgTATGTATAAAAAGCATTTCTAGCATACATAACGAGATCAGGAATTGGTTTTTGATCAAAACACCTTGGAATTTTTTTCGGCTTTCTCTCCCAGTGattgacttttaattaattttatttatattttataagaaGAGAGTTTTAATTATACTATTTGTAGATTTATACacattcaaattaaaaatttgaatcacaatattttttctacaaagattcagttattaaaagttaaaatattatttattttctaattttataaaatgcaaaaatttaataCTAAGCATTCTATGCACACGACTATGTAGCATCTACATaagaaaatatctaaagttgcatttgttgCTCCACTCtatcatattttagaagcaatacAGAACAAATAGCTGAAGTTTATCCATCTGCACACTATTATCTGGCTGCTGACTTCAATTTACCAAACTGTGAATGGTTTTTAAATGACATGTGCTCTATAACAATTTCTCTACCAGCTGCCACAGCATCTGAAGTTGAAGCCCTGCAGGTTGTACTGGTACGTGTGCATACCACAATTTGTTTCAGTTCAACACTATTGTGAATTCCACTGGTAATATTCTCGATTTGGCACTGGTTGATGATGCTGATGTAACTGTGTCCAGGGCAGATGAAGCTCTTTTGAGGGAGGGTATGCACCACCCACCACTGGAATTTGAGATAAAGATGGCCAAAAAGGGCCCCAATAATAGTGGTTTGGTTAGTGATGGTTTCTATAGGGACTTTAAGTAGgctgactatgtgaaaataacTGATTTTTTATCACAATTCTGTTgggataatttatttttattaaaaccacTGAATCaaattgtgaatattttttatgatatagTTTACTTAGCTATAGAATTATTTATCCCCCTAGAAAGGCATTCAAAACGTAGATTCGCTTCTTGGTTCTCACCAGGGTTGAAGGACCTGATAGTTGAGAAAAAGAAAGctcacaaaaaatatcttttatctaaatCACTTCTGGATTATCACACTTTTCTCAGCTGAGGGCCAACTGTACATTGTTAAAAGCTGAAGGCTacagaaatcatatttatttGACAGAATTATCATCAGGAAATAATTTGAAGGGATTTTGGTCGTCACGGATCAGATATTGTAAAACTTTTTGCAGAATAATTTTCTACTGTCTATTCCACTCAAATATGTGGCATATCCAGTGATTCACCTTCCCTTGGTCTTACTAACTTGACTGGTTTCAACATaactatataatatttatttaaaattgtcagAACTGGGATTGCCTACCAGCTTTCTCaagaattgttgttttatattatccagacctctttttcacatttttaatcTATCTATAAGGGTGAATTTCCAGAATGctggaaaaatagttttttaacacCTATTTTTAAAGTGGGAGATAATTCATTGGTGAATAATTACATGCTCATTAGTATAATTAGTTtaataccaaaaatatttgaatgttttgtaTGTGACTATCTTAAAGCTTCACTTGAAAAACATCTAGTAGACCAACAATTTGGATTTTAGAATAGCAGATCAACTGAATGTAATGTACTAGTGTTTGTGGACATCCTGAGGAAGGCCACAGAGAGGGGCTGTAGGGTTCATGCACTATACACTGATTTCTCCAAGCCTTTGATTGGGTCaaccataatattttaatagttaaacttaaaaaaatggcTGTTGATGGGCCACTTCTTAGATGGCTGAGAACATACTTGATTGACCGAGTTCAGATGGTGTATATCAGGGATTTTGTTTCCAGTGAGATTAAAGTTCATTCAGAAGTACCCCAGGGTTCTCATTTGGGACCcctgttatttaatatattcattCATGATATACGCCACTGCTTCCACCACAGTTCTAAAGTTCTAcacaattataaataatacagAAGGTTGTGTTAATCTTCAACACGATCTCAATCAGTTGAGTGAGTGGTGTATGTTGAATGCTATGGCCCTGAACGCATCCCAGTGTGATGCTGTTTCTTTTGAACAATCGAGACACCCAAgggaatataattataatatagaGAACATTCTTGTTGACTAGGTTACCGAAATTCTTGATCTGGGAATTATTTTAGACTCTAAAGTTTTATTTGAATCGCATTATATGTTAATAATTTCCAAGTCCTTACAAATGCTTGGTTTTATAAAAAGATTCACTAGAGACTTTAAGAATATTGAAGCGATTAAATTACTATATTGTTCTTTAGTCAGGCCCCATCTAGAGTATTGTTCTTGTATATGGTCTCCAtcttataatatttacatatcaAAAATTGAGACAGTTCAATACAAGTTCTTGAAATATGTAACATATAAACGGGGTATACCTGTTGAATTAAATCAAGTGaattatgatcaaattgaaacCCAACTTGGTATTTTCTCATTGTATGACCGACAATTAATTAAAGATGCAAAGATGCTTTATGGCGTAATTAATTCTACAGTGTTGTGTCCTCAGCTGCTTGAGCAGGTTGGTCTGCATGTACCTCTACATAGAACACGATTAAACCAAGCTTTTTATGTTCCTCTTCACAGAACCAACtatgcatataattttttatctcAAGCACTAAGATGGGCAAATATTCACCCAGATCTAGATTTTTTTGCACCGAAGGCTGAATTCATTTTTGGTCTCAGGCATGTGTTTATTTGAGTGGCTGTGGAATAGGTAATTATCATTTTGATGTGTAAAACTAAATTACGTGATTAAGTTTGTGatatttatacttttattattgtgatatttatatttttttgttttattgtatacaTCGTAAACattgtaatattattattattgtatctTATTGGGCAGCAGCCCattggaaataaataaataaaaataatagtgcTCACATGAGCGCTCTCTAGTGGTATGGTAAGGAACTAAAATCTTGTTCAACTCATGTAACTTTAGCCCAAGACTAAAAAATGACAGTGAAATGTCCTTCTATATGCATCTATATTCATTGTTATGGCTATGGCTAAAGTGGAATTGGGCAATGTGAGTAAATTTGTTGTCATGAATAAATTCACAAATATTTTTCCCTTCTCTAAATTTTTGAAATAGAAATAGACTATGCCAGAGACTAGAATATCTAAAAACAGTATGATTTTAATGCTGATATGTAAACTATATCAACTTCTTTGATTCTACTCACAATTCTTAACAAGAATAGTGTTGGAAAAGTAAAAGAAAATCATGTCTATTGCTTCAAAATAAACTATCATACAAATAGATATTGTTCAATGTTATTGAACTGTTATATGATTATAATCTCCATAACAATAAATAGTCATACATAGACCCTGAACATATGTGAATTTACATATATTGGTgtcaaatagaaaaacaagataAATTTGATTCAGTTGACAAGTTTGGTTCCAAGATTTCCTGAAGAAAATTCTCATCATAAAGGCCCGATTGCTGCAATCCAAACACCAAGAAAACCCcagatttttttatattctcatgTATTGCTACATTGATAGACTTACTTTAGGTTTTACATTATCTAGTTCCCCATTCTGAATTCGCCACAGCACGTTTTCTATTTTATCCCTATGAATTCCGAAATTTAAACAATGTAAAGGAACAAAAAGTTCATTCCAAACATCAGTATGTTGAAGGGCTTGCACTATTGAATCTCCTATAAAAATAACATCGGCGTCTTTTTCTTTACTTTCGGAAAGGAACCGATTAtgctaaaatataatattaagtaaatGTAATTTTACAGACAAATATATCTACATACAATACTTAACCACCTGTGATCACCATCACTATCGTCGACTGGCACCGGTATCTTACAAGTATTCATGCTTTcgaattataattataaatatacctaggtattacaaaatttatattttaatatttaataattttcacaatttacaaaaCCAACCACAAATTTTCTTCTGTTTTTATTCCAGTTTTTTTGCACTACCACTTTAAAAACATCTATGAAAAATTCATACATAAAACTAAGATAAAACTCATATTTACAGATATTAAAGATCGGCAGATAAAAAacgatatttttatattaaattaagtatt is drawn from Diabrotica undecimpunctata isolate CICGRU chromosome 5, icDiaUnde3, whole genome shotgun sequence and contains these coding sequences:
- the Paf-AHalpha gene encoding platelet-activating factor acetylhydrolase IB subunit beta homolog — protein: MNTCKIPVPVDDSDGDHRWLSIHNRFLSESKEKDADVIFIGDSIVQALQHTDVWNELFVPLHCLNFGIHRDKIENVLWRIQNGELDNVKPKVIILHVGTNNLSNTPEEIRDGLMELIETIRKKHPNVYIVVPTLLPRGQNPNPVREKISRVNKLLKASLDSQYKIELVTIDNGFVRTDGTISHHDMYDYLLLTNSGCKKAFEPVHDLLLQLLSDGEPENDLTPSE